The following are encoded in a window of Lacinutrix sp. WUR7 genomic DNA:
- a CDS encoding LysE family translocator, whose product MLDAILKAIPFGIILSFTIGPVFFVLLETSATKGFKSALIFDFGVILADILFIIVAFYSTSMLLEKMKDDPSFLIFGGVLLTAYGLISFIKTSKSFREIVREYHKVEFKKNYGKLFIKGFLLNFINIGVLLGWLGFIVIGSSLTESTKELHIFLGTILLVYFLVDLLKIVAAKTLKNKLTPRRIFKTKKIVALVILGFGVLLLVQAFFPKEKELIKDKLEQINPL is encoded by the coding sequence GCTATTTTAAAAGCAATCCCTTTTGGTATTATATTATCGTTCACAATTGGACCTGTTTTTTTTGTGCTATTAGAAACTAGTGCAACAAAAGGTTTTAAGAGTGCACTAATTTTTGATTTCGGAGTAATTCTAGCAGATATCTTATTTATTATTGTTGCTTTTTATAGCACCAGTATGCTTTTAGAAAAAATGAAAGACGATCCTAGTTTTCTCATTTTTGGAGGCGTTTTATTAACCGCTTATGGATTAATTTCTTTTATAAAAACTTCAAAATCCTTTCGTGAAATTGTTAGAGAATACCATAAAGTAGAATTTAAAAAGAACTATGGTAAACTATTTATTAAAGGCTTTTTATTAAACTTTATTAATATTGGTGTGCTACTTGGTTGGCTTGGTTTTATTGTAATAGGTAGCTCTTTAACAGAAAGCACAAAAGAACTTCATATCTTTTTAGGAACCATTTTATTGGTTTACTTTTTAGTAGATCTATTAAAAATTGTAGCAGCAAAAACACTTAAAAATAAGTTGACTCCAAGACGCATTTTTAAAACTAAAAAGATTGTAGCTCTTGTTATTTTAGGCTTTGGTGTTTTACTTTTAGTACAAGCATTTTTTCCAAAAGAAAAAGAATTGATTAAAGATAAATTAGAACAAATTAACCCATTATAA